A section of the Ruania halotolerans genome encodes:
- a CDS encoding GDSL-type esterase/lipase family protein — translation MIATPLTNDLLHGVAELEPTPRGITPHRLPAWVRQQFPDPQLLAMQAQPSGARLIFSTTASRIELATHPVRITYRGADRARGRIDIFIDGVLHTRDELTGGDRNEIDLQTGTSSAHPGPAHRTVVAGLPPGNKQVEMWLPHNETVELIDLLTDEPVVPEHSPRPVWVHHGSSISHGSNALAPTEIWPVVAARTAGGVELRNLGLGGSALVDPFLARVIRDTPADAISIKLGINVVNLDSMRLRSFVPAIHGFVDTIREGHPDTPLVLVSPIFCGIHENTPGPGAVDPATLGTDHVQFIATGSLGDTAHGRLTLEVIRGALRSVVEHRSEDSNLHFLDGLELYGPVDADTLPLPDGLHPDAEAHDLIGRRFAERVFAPGAAFGGVPDRH, via the coding sequence ATGATCGCCACCCCGCTCACCAACGACCTCCTCCACGGAGTCGCCGAACTTGAACCGACACCACGCGGCATCACGCCTCACCGATTGCCCGCGTGGGTCCGTCAACAGTTTCCCGATCCTCAGCTACTCGCGATGCAAGCCCAGCCCTCCGGTGCCCGCTTGATCTTCAGCACGACCGCTTCACGTATCGAACTCGCCACCCATCCGGTGCGGATCACCTATCGTGGCGCCGACCGCGCGCGAGGGCGTATCGATATCTTCATCGACGGCGTCCTGCACACGCGGGACGAGCTCACCGGGGGCGACCGCAACGAGATCGACTTGCAGACCGGAACCTCGAGCGCTCACCCGGGCCCGGCACATCGCACCGTGGTAGCGGGCCTGCCCCCGGGCAACAAACAGGTTGAGATGTGGCTGCCACACAATGAAACCGTGGAGCTCATCGACCTCCTCACCGACGAGCCTGTCGTCCCCGAGCACAGTCCCCGCCCGGTCTGGGTACACCACGGCAGTTCCATCAGCCACGGGTCCAACGCCCTCGCCCCGACCGAGATCTGGCCAGTGGTCGCCGCGCGAACGGCAGGTGGTGTCGAACTGCGCAACCTGGGCTTGGGCGGCAGCGCCCTCGTCGACCCGTTTCTCGCTCGAGTCATCCGCGACACCCCTGCCGATGCGATCAGCATCAAGCTCGGCATCAACGTCGTGAACCTCGACTCGATGCGGCTACGGTCCTTCGTTCCGGCAATCCACGGCTTCGTGGACACCATCCGCGAGGGGCACCCCGATACGCCACTGGTTCTCGTATCGCCCATCTTCTGCGGGATCCACGAGAACACCCCCGGTCCTGGGGCGGTCGATCCTGCCACCCTGGGCACAGACCACGTCCAGTTCATCGCCACCGGGTCACTCGGGGACACTGCCCACGGGCGACTGACGCTGGAGGTGATCCGGGGCGCGCTCCGCTCAGTGGTGGAGCACCGATCCGAGGACTCGAATCTCCACTTCCTCGACGGCCTTGAACTCTACGGCCCCGTCGATGCGGACACTCTGCCGCTCCCCGATGGCCTACACCCAGATGCTGAAGCACACGACCTCATCGGTCGACGCTTTGCGGAGCGCGTCTTCGCCCCCGGGGCCGCCTTCGGCGGCGTACCCGATCGTCATTGA
- a CDS encoding SDR family NAD(P)-dependent oxidoreductase has protein sequence MPEARRTAVVTGGGTGIGRAIAADLSASGHDVTIIGRRADVLEQTATDLGVRAAVADLEDPAAVAQLGASLPEQIDVLVANAGGIPSSPNESSMSQEGERLNPAEMAARKTASVWMATFARNVLTAVVPVTTLTDRLGTDGRLIVIGSIAAAQGSGSYGGAKAALESWVVGLARQLGPRGITANVVAPGFVAETEFFGDSMTDERHERLVSATMTKRPGRPDDIAAAVGFLASPRAGHITGQVLHVDGGATHRQ, from the coding sequence ATGCCAGAAGCCAGACGCACCGCCGTCGTCACCGGTGGCGGTACGGGCATCGGCCGCGCGATCGCTGCCGATCTCAGCGCAAGCGGCCATGACGTCACGATCATCGGGAGGCGCGCAGACGTTCTCGAACAGACGGCCACCGATCTCGGCGTTCGTGCCGCCGTCGCCGATCTTGAAGACCCGGCAGCGGTGGCGCAGCTTGGCGCCTCCCTTCCCGAACAGATCGACGTGCTGGTCGCCAACGCCGGTGGGATTCCCTCGTCGCCGAACGAGTCCTCCATGAGCCAAGAAGGTGAGCGACTCAACCCCGCCGAGATGGCAGCGCGCAAGACCGCCTCCGTCTGGATGGCGACCTTCGCCCGCAACGTGCTGACCGCCGTCGTGCCCGTGACCACCCTGACCGACCGCCTGGGAACGGACGGACGCCTCATCGTGATCGGTTCGATCGCCGCCGCCCAGGGCAGCGGTTCTTACGGTGGCGCGAAGGCCGCACTCGAATCGTGGGTGGTGGGACTGGCTCGCCAGCTCGGTCCGCGAGGCATCACCGCGAACGTCGTTGCTCCGGGCTTCGTTGCCGAGACCGAGTTCTTCGGCGACTCCATGACCGACGAACGACACGAGCGACTGGTCTCGGCCACGATGACCAAACGCCCGGGTCGTCCGGACGACATCGCTGCCGCCGTCGGGTTCCTCGCCTCACCCCGCGCCGGGCACATCACCGGCCAGGTGCTACACGTGGACGGCGGTGCCACGCACCGCCAGTGA
- a CDS encoding GNAT family N-acetyltransferase, with protein sequence MSIEARTPCDIRTYRSPDDATATFDVFQTAIRQTAASVYEPDQVEAWAGPARTDLSNWDTRRREAATLVAEVEGAVVGFADLTSDGLVDMVFVHPRVGGKGIARALLTAVIRAARARGLTELRTFASRSAQPAFERLGFVVVADRPDNMVRGVAVPNAEMRRNLA encoded by the coding sequence ATGTCGATCGAAGCGCGAACGCCGTGTGACATCCGCACCTACCGAAGCCCCGATGACGCCACAGCGACTTTCGACGTCTTCCAAACCGCGATTCGCCAGACAGCCGCTTCGGTCTACGAGCCTGACCAGGTGGAGGCCTGGGCCGGCCCCGCTCGCACTGACCTGAGCAACTGGGACACGCGGCGGCGAGAGGCGGCGACACTCGTGGCAGAGGTCGAAGGCGCCGTCGTGGGGTTCGCGGACCTGACGTCGGACGGGTTGGTCGATATGGTGTTCGTCCATCCACGAGTTGGAGGCAAGGGCATCGCCCGCGCCCTCCTGACCGCCGTCATCCGCGCCGCACGTGCCCGGGGTCTGACCGAACTACGGACCTTTGCCAGTCGGAGTGCGCAGCCGGCGTTCGAACGTCTCGGATTCGTTGTGGTGGCCGATCGCCCGGACAATATGGTCCGTGGCGTAGCCGTTCCGAACGCGGAAATGCGCCGGAACCTCGCCTAG
- a CDS encoding DUF421 domain-containing protein, whose product MNDLLLITPTQALAVVLGTVGMYVAMVLLVKLMGQRMLATMSSYDLAAVVAFGAVIGRASLGEFPRLAAGIVALATLIVLQAVAGLVRTHRIGRQAIAVPPVLLMAGATVLEENMRRCHVVDAELASRLRQAGVRHRNEVAAVIFEPSGAISVLRRGDGIEPELLDGVRGAEEIPPELLR is encoded by the coding sequence ATGAACGATCTGCTGTTGATCACGCCGACCCAGGCGCTCGCCGTCGTGCTCGGGACAGTGGGCATGTACGTGGCGATGGTGCTGCTGGTGAAGCTGATGGGCCAGCGCATGCTGGCCACCATGTCCAGTTACGATCTCGCCGCCGTGGTGGCCTTCGGTGCCGTGATCGGGCGCGCCAGCCTGGGGGAGTTCCCGCGCCTGGCCGCCGGGATCGTGGCACTGGCCACCCTGATCGTGCTGCAGGCGGTGGCCGGCCTGGTGCGTACGCATCGGATCGGCCGGCAGGCGATCGCCGTGCCGCCGGTACTCCTCATGGCCGGGGCCACCGTGCTGGAGGAGAACATGCGGCGCTGCCACGTGGTCGATGCCGAGCTGGCCTCACGACTGAGGCAGGCCGGGGTGCGGCACCGCAACGAGGTGGCAGCCGTGATCTTCGAACCCTCGGGGGCCATCAGCGTGCTGCGCCGCGGCGACGGGATCGAGCCCGAGCTGCTCGACGGCGTCCGGGGTGCCGAGGAGATCCCGCCCGAGCTCCTTCGATAG
- a CDS encoding MarR family winged helix-turn-helix transcriptional regulator, giving the protein MMAHEEPVRDAVDEIAEAWSRELPGAPVESIGVITRIWRIAHLLENDRRSTMQRLGMEVSTRSLLATLRRAGEPYVLAPSEIARRAGVSAGAVSQWVSRAERDGWVVRRRGGGSDGRAVEVALTDAGRTRIDDVVGELLEHEAGLVAALDDEEVAQLSGLLRQLMAGLGKRAGERATSPESSAGGPVHRRSSGR; this is encoded by the coding sequence ATGATGGCACATGAGGAGCCCGTTCGCGACGCCGTCGATGAGATCGCGGAGGCGTGGAGCCGGGAGCTCCCCGGTGCTCCGGTGGAGTCGATCGGTGTGATCACACGGATCTGGCGGATCGCGCACCTGCTTGAGAACGACCGCCGCTCCACCATGCAGCGCCTCGGAATGGAGGTGTCCACCCGGAGCTTGCTCGCCACGCTGCGCCGAGCGGGGGAGCCGTATGTGCTGGCGCCTTCGGAGATCGCTCGCCGGGCCGGGGTCAGCGCCGGCGCCGTCTCGCAGTGGGTATCGCGGGCCGAGCGGGACGGGTGGGTGGTGCGCCGGCGCGGTGGCGGTTCTGACGGCCGTGCGGTCGAGGTGGCGCTCACCGACGCGGGGAGAACGCGCATCGATGATGTGGTCGGTGAGTTGCTCGAGCACGAGGCAGGACTGGTGGCGGCACTCGATGACGAGGAGGTGGCGCAGCTGAGCGGGCTGCTCCGGCAGCTGATGGCGGGGCTCGGGAAAAGAGCAGGAGAACGGGCAACATCTCCCGAATCGTCCGCGGGTGGTCCCGTGCATCGGCGAAGTAGCGGCAGATAG
- a CDS encoding LLM class flavin-dependent oxidoreductase — protein sequence MSARKNIGFLSFGHWNPHPTSATRTGADALLQSIDLAVAAEELGADGAYFRVHHFARQLGSPFPLLAAAGAKTSRIELGTGVIDMRYTNPLAFAEDAGAADLISGGRLQLGISRGSPEQVIDGWRHFGHEPAEGESDADMARKNAEVALEMISGKQFAQPNPRPMFPNPPGMLRIEPYSQGLRQRIWWGAGSDATARWAAQQGMNLMSSTLKYDESGEPFHVQQRQQIEAFRTEWAQHDHGFEPRVSVSRSIFAIVDDRDRRYFLGSGDRDDQFGYIDSTRSVFGRSYADEPEALVEQLAGDEAIAAADTLLLTVPNQLGVDYNAHVLESILTHVAPSLGWH from the coding sequence GTGAGCGCTCGAAAGAACATCGGCTTCCTGTCCTTCGGGCATTGGAATCCGCATCCCACCTCCGCCACCCGGACCGGAGCGGACGCCTTGCTCCAGAGTATTGATCTCGCGGTCGCCGCTGAGGAACTCGGCGCGGACGGAGCGTACTTCCGCGTGCACCACTTCGCTCGCCAACTCGGCTCGCCCTTCCCGCTACTGGCCGCAGCAGGCGCGAAGACGAGCCGCATCGAGCTCGGCACTGGCGTCATTGACATGCGCTACACCAACCCGTTGGCTTTCGCTGAGGACGCCGGAGCGGCAGACCTGATCAGCGGAGGAAGGCTCCAGCTCGGGATCTCACGGGGGTCGCCGGAGCAGGTGATCGACGGCTGGCGGCACTTCGGCCATGAACCCGCCGAGGGCGAGTCCGACGCCGACATGGCACGCAAGAACGCCGAGGTGGCACTGGAGATGATCTCGGGCAAGCAGTTCGCTCAGCCGAATCCCCGGCCGATGTTCCCGAACCCCCCGGGGATGCTGCGCATCGAGCCGTACTCGCAGGGCCTGCGCCAGCGCATCTGGTGGGGCGCAGGTTCCGATGCAACGGCACGGTGGGCGGCGCAGCAGGGCATGAATCTCATGTCCTCGACTCTCAAGTATGACGAGTCCGGCGAACCCTTTCATGTGCAGCAGCGCCAGCAGATCGAGGCATTCCGTACGGAGTGGGCACAGCACGATCACGGTTTCGAGCCGCGGGTGTCGGTATCGCGGTCGATCTTCGCGATCGTCGACGATCGGGATCGGCGCTACTTCCTCGGCAGCGGGGATCGCGATGATCAGTTCGGGTACATCGACAGCACGCGATCAGTATTCGGCCGCTCGTACGCCGACGAACCCGAGGCGCTCGTCGAACAACTTGCCGGCGATGAAGCGATCGCAGCGGCGGACACATTGCTGCTGACGGTGCCAAACCAGCTCGGCGTGGACTACAACGCTCACGTCCTGGAGTCGATTCTCACCCACGTCGCGCCCTCGCTCGGCTGGCACTGA
- a CDS encoding SDR family oxidoreductase encodes MTIAVTGASGHLGRLTVRALLNRGVPAGEIVATARNTESIADLAGLGVRTVAADYDDPTSLPPALAGVRTLLLVSGSAVGQRVRQHGAVIDAAVAAGVERIVYTSAPHADTSALVLAPEHKATEELLAAAPIATTILRNSWYTENYADAVARADQTGEIVASVGEGRVASASRQDYAEAAAAVLTTDGHADAIYELTGDLAWTHEDLAKAASAVVGREVTFRNVTPAEHEAMLREAGLDEGTAGFVVALDQNIKAGLLAEVTDDLSRLIGRPTTPLIDGLRATMG; translated from the coding sequence ATGACCATCGCTGTGACCGGAGCTTCTGGCCACCTCGGCCGCCTCACCGTGCGCGCCCTGCTCAACCGCGGGGTGCCCGCCGGGGAGATCGTCGCGACTGCACGGAACACCGAGTCGATCGCTGACCTGGCCGGCCTCGGGGTCCGCACGGTCGCCGCCGACTATGACGACCCCACCTCACTGCCGCCTGCTCTGGCCGGGGTGCGCACCCTGCTGCTGGTCTCCGGCAGCGCGGTCGGTCAGCGCGTCCGCCAGCACGGCGCCGTGATCGACGCGGCAGTCGCCGCCGGGGTGGAACGCATCGTGTATACCTCGGCGCCACATGCCGACACCTCTGCCCTGGTTCTCGCTCCCGAGCACAAGGCCACCGAGGAGCTGCTCGCCGCAGCGCCGATCGCCACCACGATCCTGCGCAACAGCTGGTACACCGAAAACTACGCGGACGCCGTCGCCCGAGCGGACCAGACGGGCGAGATCGTGGCGAGCGTGGGAGAGGGCCGGGTGGCAAGCGCCTCCCGGCAGGACTATGCCGAGGCTGCTGCAGCCGTGCTCACCACCGATGGCCACGCGGACGCGATCTACGAGCTCACCGGGGACCTCGCGTGGACCCATGAGGACCTCGCCAAGGCTGCGTCCGCCGTCGTGGGCCGCGAGGTGACGTTCCGCAATGTGACACCCGCCGAGCACGAGGCGATGCTGCGCGAGGCGGGCCTCGACGAAGGGACGGCCGGGTTCGTCGTGGCGCTGGACCAGAACATCAAGGCTGGGCTACTCGCCGAGGTGACCGACGACCTGAGCCGCCTCATCGGCCGTCCGACGACGCCACTGATCGACGGGCTGCGAGCGACGATGGGCTGA
- a CDS encoding winged helix-turn-helix transcriptional regulator, protein MAVSSQVTDPASLIADIVDLGPGTFTHQCPTRALLDHVTSKWGVLVLVALSSRSLRWGELRRAVDGVSEKMLAQTLRTLEQDGLVLREAQPTIPPRVDYSLTDPGRELAGHLVPLLRWVAAHAEITGADV, encoded by the coding sequence ATGGCGGTAAGTTCCCAGGTCACAGACCCAGCATCGCTGATTGCCGACATCGTCGATCTCGGCCCTGGCACGTTCACCCATCAGTGCCCCACGCGTGCCCTCCTCGATCACGTGACCAGCAAATGGGGCGTGCTCGTACTGGTCGCCCTCAGCAGCCGAAGCCTCCGATGGGGGGAGCTGCGCCGCGCCGTCGACGGGGTGAGCGAGAAGATGCTCGCCCAGACCCTACGGACCCTCGAACAGGACGGATTAGTGTTGCGCGAGGCGCAACCGACCATCCCGCCACGTGTGGACTACAGCCTCACTGACCCCGGCCGGGAGCTCGCCGGGCATCTCGTTCCGCTGCTGCGCTGGGTGGCCGCGCACGCCGAAATCACGGGCGCCGACGTCTGA
- a CDS encoding type II toxin-antitoxin system RatA family toxin — MPVVQAEVMVEVDPATAFAVSQTTGQARLRWDPFIRRQRFLDEAAAPAKGVRTLTVHRSGIRMISEYVSYAPPRNVGMRMVQGPWFFANLAGGWRFEAVGSGTRAVWKYSFTCRPRWLAPVAERIGTWVLGRDIRRRIAGFAAGCRDPQVLDSL, encoded by the coding sequence ATGCCCGTAGTGCAGGCGGAAGTCATGGTTGAGGTCGACCCCGCGACGGCGTTTGCCGTCTCCCAGACCACGGGCCAGGCGCGCCTGCGCTGGGACCCGTTCATCCGCCGTCAGCGATTCCTCGACGAGGCGGCGGCGCCTGCCAAGGGCGTACGCACGCTGACAGTGCACCGCAGCGGGATCCGGATGATCAGCGAGTACGTCTCCTACGCGCCGCCGCGCAATGTGGGGATGCGGATGGTGCAGGGGCCGTGGTTCTTCGCCAACCTCGCCGGCGGGTGGCGCTTCGAGGCCGTCGGATCCGGCACCCGGGCGGTGTGGAAGTACTCCTTCACGTGCCGGCCACGCTGGCTCGCCCCGGTGGCCGAGCGGATCGGGACGTGGGTGCTCGGACGCGATATCCGCCGTCGGATCGCCGGGTTCGCGGCGGGCTGCCGTGATCCGCAGGTGCTCGACTCACTCTGA
- a CDS encoding TetR/AcrR family transcriptional regulator, whose translation MPRANLNEHTVLEAAADLADREGFAAVTVSAVARLLGVQPASLYEHVRGREALLDGIQRLALGELSSRISAGVAGRAGSEALRGLADAHRAYSRERPGAWAAIERRASAQTAQSPEAGRAASLTLAVVRGYPIPSDALIHAARLIGATINGFLTLSRVDAFAHRSEAEDESWTATIDALDRALRTWPAKGVRS comes from the coding sequence ATGCCCCGCGCGAATCTCAACGAACACACCGTCCTCGAAGCGGCTGCGGACCTCGCGGACCGGGAGGGCTTTGCCGCCGTGACAGTCTCAGCCGTTGCCCGACTTCTCGGCGTGCAACCCGCCAGTCTCTACGAGCACGTGCGGGGGCGAGAGGCGCTCCTGGACGGGATCCAGCGGCTCGCTCTCGGCGAACTCAGCTCGCGCATCAGTGCCGGCGTCGCAGGGCGCGCTGGGAGTGAGGCTCTCCGCGGGCTCGCTGACGCCCACCGCGCCTACTCCCGCGAGCGCCCGGGCGCGTGGGCCGCAATCGAACGCCGCGCATCCGCGCAGACCGCCCAATCGCCCGAGGCGGGACGAGCCGCATCCCTCACTCTCGCGGTCGTGAGGGGATATCCGATCCCCTCCGACGCTCTCATCCACGCCGCGCGCCTCATCGGTGCGACGATCAACGGCTTCCTCACACTCAGTCGAGTCGACGCCTTCGCACACCGCTCAGAAGCTGAAGACGAATCCTGGACGGCCACGATCGACGCCCTCGACCGCGCATTACGCACCTGGCCTGCGAAAGGAGTCCGCTCATGA
- a CDS encoding amidohydrolase — protein sequence MSEPPLLLRRVRRPGSDDLLDVLIADGRLARIAPTGTDLTSASASRRLESTAQPIDADGAVLIPGLWDAHVHFHQWALRRERLDLSQAEDAGAVLDVVRSHSRQDAPLVGYGFRDATWPEPPSQAGLDAVAGERPVVLIAWDLHCAWLSTAAARWLGVHPDPDGVVREAEWFAASRRLDAATDSDDVGAAGRAATAAAARGVVGIVDLEMADNLAIWPERIARGVDTLRVRAGFYPDRLDAVIRAGLRSGDVLDRLGLLTVGPLKVIADGSLNTRTAYCRDPYEAPLPKEPQEHASTDGVHGHLEYDVAALTHLIARARSAGLGTAVHAIGDAAVTAALDAYAAARPTAGQVPGLPASIEHAQLVHPDDLDRFAELGVTASVQPEHAMDDRDIAEEYWPGRTGWAFPVRSLLDAGARVRFGSDAPVAPLDPWTAIAAAVTRSRDGRPPWHPEHRIAPAQALAASTATRGLLRPGDVADLALLDEDPVRCDPAVLRTMGVRGTLLGGRWTHSDW from the coding sequence GTGAGTGAACCGCCCCTGCTGCTGCGGCGCGTGCGCCGCCCTGGCAGCGACGACCTGCTGGACGTGCTGATCGCCGACGGGCGCCTCGCCCGGATCGCACCCACCGGTACCGACCTCACGTCAGCGTCGGCCTCGAGGCGGCTGGAATCGACCGCTCAGCCGATCGACGCCGATGGCGCGGTTCTCATCCCGGGTCTGTGGGACGCACACGTGCACTTCCACCAATGGGCGCTGCGCCGCGAGCGCCTCGACCTCAGCCAGGCCGAGGACGCCGGCGCCGTACTTGACGTGGTCCGCTCCCACTCGCGCCAGGATGCCCCACTCGTGGGCTATGGCTTCCGGGACGCCACCTGGCCTGAGCCGCCCAGCCAGGCTGGCCTTGACGCCGTCGCCGGTGAACGCCCGGTAGTGCTGATCGCCTGGGATCTGCACTGTGCGTGGCTGTCTACTGCGGCCGCCCGCTGGCTGGGTGTCCATCCGGACCCTGACGGCGTGGTGCGCGAGGCGGAGTGGTTCGCCGCCTCCCGCCGCCTGGACGCCGCGACCGACAGCGATGACGTGGGCGCCGCCGGTAGGGCAGCTACCGCTGCCGCGGCGCGAGGCGTGGTCGGCATCGTGGACCTCGAGATGGCCGACAACCTCGCCATCTGGCCCGAGCGGATCGCACGTGGAGTCGACACGCTGCGGGTACGAGCGGGCTTCTACCCCGACCGCCTGGACGCCGTCATCCGCGCCGGGCTGCGCTCCGGTGACGTCCTTGATCGCCTCGGCCTGCTCACCGTGGGCCCGCTGAAAGTGATCGCGGACGGTTCCTTGAACACACGGACGGCGTACTGCCGGGATCCGTATGAGGCCCCCCTGCCCAAGGAGCCTCAGGAGCACGCCAGCACCGACGGCGTCCATGGTCACCTCGAATATGACGTCGCCGCCCTCACCCACCTGATCGCCCGCGCCCGGAGCGCGGGCCTGGGCACCGCCGTCCACGCCATCGGGGACGCGGCCGTGACGGCAGCCCTGGACGCCTACGCAGCCGCACGGCCTACCGCTGGGCAGGTGCCGGGACTGCCGGCCAGCATCGAGCACGCCCAGCTGGTGCACCCCGACGATCTGGACCGGTTCGCCGAGCTCGGCGTCACGGCCAGCGTGCAGCCCGAACACGCGATGGACGATCGAGACATCGCCGAGGAGTACTGGCCCGGGCGCACCGGCTGGGCCTTCCCCGTGCGGAGCCTGCTTGATGCGGGCGCACGGGTCAGGTTCGGATCTGACGCCCCCGTCGCGCCCCTGGACCCATGGACGGCGATCGCTGCCGCCGTCACCCGCAGCCGCGACGGACGCCCGCCGTGGCACCCCGAGCACCGGATCGCCCCTGCCCAGGCGCTCGCGGCCAGCACTGCCACCCGCGGGCTCCTCCGGCCCGGAGATGTAGCCGACCTCGCGCTCCTGGACGAGGACCCTGTGCGCTGCGACCCCGCCGTCCTGCGCACGATGGGTGTGCGGGGAACCCTTCTGGGCGGCCGCTGGACGCACAGCGACTGGTGA